In Sphingobacterium sp. PCS056, the following proteins share a genomic window:
- a CDS encoding response regulator produces METNKKILIFEDDISILEIVTIILEDAGYRVETSQTSHDIIEKVAAIKPDLILMDNWIPNIGGKEATKLLKRDPNFNQIPVIYITANSDIAELAKDAGADDFLAKPFDLVDLEKIVSKYLK; encoded by the coding sequence ATGGAAACCAATAAAAAAATTTTAATCTTCGAAGATGATATATCCATTTTAGAGATCGTCACTATTATTCTCGAAGACGCAGGCTATCGAGTTGAAACATCACAAACATCTCATGATATAATTGAAAAAGTTGCTGCAATAAAACCAGATTTAATTTTGATGGACAACTGGATTCCCAATATTGGTGGAAAAGAAGCGACAAAACTACTAAAAAGAGATCCTAATTTTAATCAGATACCAGTTATTTATATAACCGCAAATAGTGACATCGCCGAACTTGCTAAGGATGCTGGAGCAGATGATTTCCTGGCGAAACCTTTTGATTTGGTCGATCTTGAAAAAATAGTGTCTAAATATTTAAAATAG
- a CDS encoding trans-sulfuration enzyme family protein yields MTRNDIDFGTLAIHQEHTDGHHAHLAPIYASSTFTFDSVEQGMRKFSGEDAGYIYSRFGNPTTDATAQAIADLETWKILNPDGTPLRARALLTSSGQSAMSTLFISCLNAGDGILATPSLYGGTHEFITKMLPKFGIKAYFSNMTDADELETILKEKPEIKLIHFESPANPTMQCIDIERVVELAKKYNKLISVDNTFSTPYLQQPFKYGVDYVFHSTTKFLNGHGNAIGGVLVGRDLSAMDTYVHQTHKLLGVNSNPFDAFLVLQGIKTLPLRMEQHCRNAMDVATFLDHHPEISQVHYNGLTTHPDYAISKKQMRHAGSVMSIELKGGYEKAIDFVNKLQICTRAVSIGTVDTLVSHPASMSHAGIPREIRLKTGITDGLIRISVGLESIDDLISDLKQALG; encoded by the coding sequence ATGACCAGAAATGATATTGACTTTGGAACACTAGCCATTCATCAGGAGCATACGGATGGTCATCATGCCCATTTAGCACCTATATATGCTAGTTCTACCTTCACTTTTGATAGCGTGGAACAGGGAATGCGTAAATTTTCTGGTGAAGATGCAGGATATATTTACTCTCGATTTGGCAATCCAACCACTGATGCGACAGCACAAGCTATAGCAGACCTAGAAACCTGGAAGATCCTAAATCCTGATGGAACTCCTTTGCGTGCTCGTGCTCTATTGACATCGAGTGGACAGTCGGCGATGTCCACGCTATTTATATCCTGCCTTAATGCTGGCGATGGGATACTTGCTACTCCATCTTTATATGGTGGAACCCACGAGTTTATTACGAAGATGCTCCCTAAATTTGGTATCAAAGCCTATTTTTCGAATATGACTGATGCGGACGAATTGGAAACTATTTTAAAAGAAAAACCGGAAATTAAGCTGATTCACTTTGAATCTCCTGCAAATCCAACAATGCAGTGTATTGATATCGAACGTGTGGTGGAGCTTGCAAAAAAATACAATAAATTGATTTCTGTTGATAATACCTTTTCTACTCCTTATCTCCAGCAACCTTTTAAATACGGAGTGGATTATGTGTTTCATTCTACGACAAAATTTTTAAATGGCCATGGTAATGCTATTGGAGGAGTATTGGTCGGTCGAGATCTAAGCGCTATGGATACGTATGTGCATCAAACACATAAATTACTGGGAGTCAACAGTAACCCTTTTGATGCTTTTCTTGTTTTACAGGGTATTAAAACTTTACCCTTACGAATGGAACAACATTGTCGCAATGCCATGGATGTGGCCACATTTCTAGATCACCATCCGGAGATCTCGCAAGTGCATTATAATGGACTTACAACTCATCCCGATTATGCGATTAGCAAAAAGCAAATGCGACATGCCGGATCTGTGATGAGCATAGAGCTGAAAGGCGGATATGAAAAAGCAATTGATTTTGTCAATAAACTTCAGATATGTACGCGAGCAGTTTCAATCGGCACTGTCGATACATTAGTCTCCCACCCTGCTTCCATGTCCCATGCTGGAATACCTAGAGAGATCCGATTAAAAACAGGTATTACCGATGGTCTTATTCGTATTAGCGTTGGGCTAGAATCAATTGATGATTTAATCTCCGATTTAAAGCAAGCGCTCGGATAG
- a CDS encoding alkaline phosphatase family protein: MNTEEHEAEIRVPKGDILHQFRQDVRSGKLPTVSWLVAPEYFSDHPSAPMYGAWYTSEILNILTENPDLWRKTIFILNYDENDGYFDHIPPFVAPNPADPTSGKVSPGMDISGEYVSLQQELDAGENQENATEGPVGLGYRVPLIVASPWSKGGWVNSEVFDITSTIQFLEYFLNKKIWKNIFMKITSVHGAEQLLAI, encoded by the coding sequence CATCAATTTAGACAGGATGTAAGGTCTGGAAAACTTCCAACAGTTTCTTGGTTAGTAGCACCTGAATATTTTTCTGATCATCCTAGCGCACCGATGTATGGGGCCTGGTATACTTCCGAGATTTTGAATATTTTAACAGAAAATCCTGATCTGTGGCGCAAAACAATTTTCATCTTAAATTACGATGAAAATGATGGTTATTTTGATCATATTCCACCCTTCGTAGCCCCCAACCCAGCCGATCCAACATCAGGTAAGGTTTCTCCAGGAATGGATATCTCTGGTGAGTATGTCAGTCTACAGCAGGAGCTAGATGCTGGAGAGAATCAAGAAAATGCAACTGAGGGTCCTGTCGGACTCGGATACCGCGTTCCGCTGATCGTTGCTTCGCCATGGTCAAAAGGTGGATGGGTCAATTCTGAGGTTTTCGACATCACTTCTACTATACAGTTTTTGGAATATTTCCTGAATAAAAAAATATGGAAAAACATATTTATGAAAATAACATCAGTTCATGGCGCAGAGCAATTACTGGCGATCTAA
- a CDS encoding phospholipase domain-containing protein, whose protein sequence is MEKHIYENNISSWRRAITGDLTSVFRTPESNPDRKLPFLDRNAQIWAIDQSKKLPLPHNYHQWSLGDIANLKKQRNISPWLAKQEKGQRPSSALAYELYIDEEISKKEDKISIHMKVGNTFFGEASLNSPFNIYTGDSYHDGVQFWPFAVFAGQSLDFSWNLSDFKDNIYAFTAYGPNGFMRGFKGQDEALRISASYELGSTKKPTGNLVLHLKNEGQETLDISMKDNAYRLWNKEITLKAGQSATSIIDTQQEYGWYDISVTLLNSPFERHFAGRVETGKHSKTDPQLS, encoded by the coding sequence ATGGAAAAACATATTTATGAAAATAACATCAGTTCATGGCGCAGAGCAATTACTGGCGATCTAACTTCAGTATTTCGTACTCCAGAATCTAATCCTGATCGCAAATTGCCTTTTTTAGACCGCAACGCACAGATTTGGGCTATTGACCAATCTAAAAAATTGCCCTTACCTCATAATTATCATCAATGGTCTTTAGGCGATATCGCAAATCTAAAGAAACAACGAAACATATCTCCATGGTTGGCCAAACAAGAAAAGGGACAACGTCCTTCAAGTGCGTTGGCTTATGAACTATATATCGATGAAGAGATCAGTAAGAAAGAGGATAAGATCTCTATACATATGAAGGTTGGAAATACTTTTTTTGGTGAGGCATCTTTGAATAGTCCATTTAATATCTATACCGGCGATTCTTATCACGATGGTGTTCAATTTTGGCCATTTGCGGTATTTGCAGGTCAGTCACTGGATTTCAGCTGGAATTTATCAGATTTTAAAGATAATATTTATGCGTTTACTGCTTATGGACCAAATGGATTTATGCGAGGATTTAAGGGACAAGATGAAGCACTACGTATTAGCGCATCTTATGAACTAGGATCAACTAAAAAACCGACTGGCAATCTAGTATTACACCTCAAGAATGAAGGGCAAGAAACCTTGGACATAAGTATGAAAGACAATGCATATCGTCTTTGGAATAAGGAAATTACCTTGAAAGCAGGTCAATCAGCGACTTCAATAATCGACACTCAACAAGAGTACGGTTGGTACGATATCAGTGTTACGCTACTAAATAGTCCATTTGAGCGTCATTTTGCGGGACGGGTGGAAACTGGAAAACATTCAAAAACGGATCCACAGCTGAGTTAA
- a CDS encoding DUF763 domain-containing protein yields the protein MKRSGTADLPLHYGKVPAWLYERMSALGLSIVEAILADYGKDEVLRRLSDPFWFQSFGAVLGMDWHSSGITTSVMGALKRAINPQSASLGLYICGGKGKFSRETPAELLRIADHTGLSGDALVRASKLTAKVDNTAIQDGYQLYLHNFIVSDKGNWTVVQQGMHENDGTARRYHWHSQHLKSFIDEPHTGINGVSRGKILNLTAAAAASNRQGILAIAQNDPARIMQEFAHLVMPNRHDIRASDVDLKRLGALLYVTRELQTDNFEELLLLKGVGPRTMQSLALVSEVIHGGPSRFKDPARFAFAHGGKDGHPFPVPLTIYDESITVLRKGIEKSKLGHLDKLKTINKLHQIVLQAEANFTPQFDIQEVLEQERRDSWKYNGQTVMGKAQKPSKNRPGIQLSMF from the coding sequence ATGAAACGTTCGGGAACTGCCGATCTACCCTTACATTATGGGAAAGTACCTGCCTGGCTCTATGAACGCATGTCTGCCTTAGGACTTTCTATCGTAGAGGCCATTTTAGCAGACTACGGTAAAGATGAGGTATTGCGCCGCTTATCGGATCCTTTTTGGTTTCAAAGTTTTGGTGCTGTGTTGGGTATGGATTGGCATTCGTCTGGGATCACAACCTCTGTCATGGGTGCTTTAAAACGTGCTATTAATCCACAATCGGCCTCTTTAGGACTCTATATTTGTGGAGGCAAAGGAAAGTTTTCGAGAGAAACACCCGCAGAATTATTACGGATAGCGGACCATACGGGACTTTCGGGGGATGCGCTGGTACGTGCAAGTAAATTGACTGCAAAAGTCGATAATACAGCTATACAAGATGGATATCAACTTTATCTCCATAATTTCATTGTTTCAGACAAAGGTAATTGGACTGTTGTGCAACAGGGTATGCATGAAAATGATGGTACAGCAAGACGTTATCACTGGCATTCTCAGCATCTAAAATCTTTTATAGATGAACCACATACGGGTATTAATGGCGTCTCTCGCGGAAAGATATTAAACTTAACAGCAGCAGCGGCAGCATCTAATAGGCAAGGAATCTTAGCTATTGCGCAAAATGATCCTGCTCGGATCATGCAGGAATTTGCCCATCTTGTAATGCCTAACAGACATGATATCCGTGCATCGGATGTGGATCTAAAAAGGCTAGGAGCACTCTTATATGTGACAAGGGAATTGCAGACCGATAATTTTGAAGAATTGTTACTGCTGAAAGGTGTCGGTCCTCGTACTATGCAATCTCTTGCTTTAGTAAGTGAGGTCATTCACGGTGGTCCGTCTAGATTTAAAGACCCTGCACGATTTGCTTTTGCTCATGGAGGTAAAGATGGTCATCCATTCCCTGTTCCTTTAACGATTTATGATGAGAGTATTACTGTACTTAGAAAAGGAATAGAAAAATCAAAATTGGGACATCTGGATAAATTAAAAACAATCAATAAACTACATCAGATCGTACTACAGGCAGAGGCAAATTTTACTCCACAGTTTGACATACAGGAAGTCTTGGAGCAAGAACGCAGAGACTCATGGAAATATAATGGTCAAACCGTAATGGGAAAAGCGCAAAAACCCAGTAAAAATCGTCCGGGTATTCAATTATCGATGTTTTAA
- a CDS encoding ATP-binding protein → MILIVDDKPENIYSLQQLLESRGFSVDTALSGEEALKKAFKNQYALIILDVQMPDMDGFEVARYLANYSKTKDISIIFLSAANRDKRFIEQGYASGGIDYVTKPVDMDVLLMKVKNFYQLHEKTLALNAVQQDLLSEIERRKRAQSSLLEKANHLRSILESLPQIAFSVDPQGKIDFVNYNWFLFSASENQFPECHPDDPAMKDVVNSHIQKGKAVEMEVRIKPLNSQLYRYHLLRIVPIEENHVIAHWVGTFTDIDDQKQIEQKKDEFISIASHELKTPLTSMRGYVQLLARALRGEQNVKVQKYMDRVQGQLDKLSTLVADLLDISKIDNGKLKINHHVFDLDVLIDTVIETMRQTHDNKMLHIEREGARLDRLILGDELRIEQVLVNFVTNAIKYGPDSDRIIIHTEMNGHEVKVSVQDFGIGVPAKNQPPIFDKFYRVEETSVRFQGLGLGLYICAEIIRQHQGQYGMTSKFGEGSTFYFTLPLNTAHL, encoded by the coding sequence ATGATTTTAATCGTTGATGATAAACCTGAGAATATCTATTCCCTGCAACAACTGTTAGAGTCTAGAGGTTTTAGTGTGGATACGGCATTATCCGGAGAAGAAGCTTTGAAAAAAGCATTTAAAAACCAATATGCACTTATTATTTTGGACGTTCAAATGCCAGATATGGATGGCTTTGAAGTCGCGAGGTATTTAGCAAACTATAGTAAAACTAAAGATATTTCTATCATATTTTTATCTGCAGCTAATCGCGATAAGCGATTTATTGAACAAGGTTATGCCTCTGGAGGTATTGACTATGTTACAAAACCTGTAGATATGGATGTTTTATTAATGAAAGTCAAAAATTTCTATCAGTTACATGAGAAGACTTTGGCTTTAAATGCGGTACAACAAGATTTACTTAGTGAAATTGAACGACGTAAGCGGGCACAATCCTCCTTGTTAGAAAAAGCAAATCATTTACGCTCTATATTAGAATCTCTTCCTCAAATTGCTTTTTCGGTAGATCCACAAGGTAAAATTGATTTTGTAAATTACAATTGGTTTCTATTTTCAGCATCCGAAAATCAATTTCCGGAATGCCATCCGGATGATCCCGCTATGAAGGACGTTGTAAACTCCCATATTCAAAAAGGTAAGGCTGTGGAAATGGAAGTTCGGATAAAACCATTAAATTCCCAACTTTATCGCTATCATTTACTGCGCATTGTCCCCATTGAAGAAAATCATGTGATTGCTCATTGGGTCGGAACCTTTACGGATATCGATGATCAAAAACAGATTGAACAAAAGAAGGATGAATTTATAAGTATTGCTTCGCACGAATTAAAAACGCCATTGACCAGTATGCGTGGGTATGTCCAATTACTGGCTCGTGCTTTGCGTGGTGAGCAAAATGTTAAGGTGCAGAAATATATGGATCGTGTCCAAGGCCAATTGGACAAATTAAGTACATTGGTTGCTGATCTACTGGATATTTCAAAAATTGACAATGGCAAATTAAAGATTAACCATCATGTGTTTGATTTAGATGTTTTAATAGATACTGTCATTGAAACTATGCGGCAGACCCATGATAATAAGATGTTGCATATCGAACGCGAGGGTGCTCGATTAGATCGCTTAATCTTAGGAGATGAGTTGCGTATTGAACAGGTACTGGTCAATTTTGTGACCAATGCAATCAAATATGGTCCTGATTCTGATCGTATTATTATCCATACTGAAATGAACGGGCACGAAGTGAAAGTAAGTGTGCAAGATTTTGGAATAGGTGTTCCTGCAAAAAATCAACCGCCGATATTTGATAAGTTTTATCGGGTCGAAGAAACCTCTGTCCGATTTCAAGGATTAGGTTTAGGACTTTATATTTGCGCGGAAATTATTAGACAGCATCAAGGGCAGTATGGTATGACGAGTAAATTTGGTGAGGGATCGACTTTTTATTTTACTTTACCATTGAATACAGCACATTTATGA